The sequence TCTCATCAATGTCTGACTTGATCAACTATCTAAAAGAGTCTGAATCAGTTCCAGAATCAATTGGCTCTACTCTAAAGTCAGTGTTTCAGTTATTACCACCTTTGCCAAAACCAGTCGACAATGAATTAGAGAAAAATCAGTCCATTGAAGATTTTATTTCATACCCACGAAAGTTACAGTATCGCCTGTGCACCAAGATTGCCAGCAGTGAAGTTGGTGACCTGCTTGCCCATGTCCCctctgatagagatgcagcaaGATTACGATCTTTACAGGGGAGAGGTGCAGGATCATGGCTAGAGGTACTACCGTTTTCTGATAAGCACGCACTGAAAGCAAATGAGTTTTCCATTGCGTCTTATCTAAGACTGGGATTGCCTCTGCCATTCACTGAATGGGCAAATGTATGCGATTGTGGTTGAGTTATAGATCCCCAAGGATACCACCTTTTGGTCTGTAAGTATGGAGGTGGTCTGTTTGGGCCCATAACTCTGTTCTCCATGGCTGGAGTAAATGCATGAGTGACCTACATATCCCACATGAGAGAGAACCAAGAAATCTATATGTCAACACTGAGGATCACccagacattacattcttTGGTGCAGAATCAGGacaaaatctagatgttgacatatcattGGCACACGCATGGAGTCAAGGCATTCTAAAACAATCCAGCAGGGAGGATGGGTTTGCTGCCCgcacaagagaagagaagaagaccaataagtatacaggagaaattctaccaggagggacgtcatcaaagtgtataccactagtgtttgagcactttggtagatggggcCTGCAAGCCGATGCCTTCTTacacactctctcaaaacagtgcagcCGTATTGAGGAAGACCCCTTTCGTACtgcagaacaattcaaaactttttggaggaaacggttctctttgattcttcaaagatgcaacgcaaaagtaatcctcaaaaagttgtcaagagtttcagaaacaaagaatgacattgactagctttttgactttaatgtacagatccaagtccactaatgtttcaaagtatttcgctgtgaaggactggttcatcataaaagtttaggatgtgtacaagtagaagatctgtaacaataaaataatctgtctgtctgtctgtctgtctgtctgtctgtctgtctgtccgtccatccatctgtctctctgtctgtctgtttgcctataAATgcatattgtctgtctgtccgtctgtctatctatctgtctgtctgttgcattgtatgtatgtctacatccatccatctgtcatCAGCTTGTTGTCTGCCCATCCATCcctctgtgtgtatgtctgttgacTTTCTGTCAGTCACATGTGAGTCAATCTACTGTAAATGTTGTGTAAATATTGTATTTGTTTCCTACTTTTCCAATTTCTCTTGCAAACGTATGAGTGTCTGGCAGCATGTGTGGAAGATCAACATCCTTATCAGCAACAGCATCAATGTCAAAGAAACCAGCTGTTGGAATTCTCTTTCTAACAGACAAGTGTGATTATATAATACAGTACTAGAGataaataatgtaaataacaataaataattaaataatagaTATATTACAGTAAATACCGGGTATATTGTGTATtgattttatttaattatatattttatttattatattatattttaatttatttacaataGATAATACCACAGTAgataaattaaaacaacagTAAATCAAGtcaaataataattaaatacaattaataaataatatataaataatatatataataaataatagataatactAGAGTAgataaattaaaacaacagcaaatgaaattaaattaataattaaataaaatcaataaacaatatataaataataaataataataaataataaataaaaataataaatattatacccggtataaatatatataaaaataaatagaataaataattcaataaaattaataaataatagataatactACAGtagataaataaaaacaacaataaatgaaataatactaataatttaataaaattaatagttattatataaataataaataataaataataataataattaaataaaattaatagttattatataaataataaataaaaataattaaataaaattaataaacaatatataaataataaataatgaataaataaataaaaataataaacaatatataaataataaataacaaataatatataaataatatataaataatatataaataatatataaataataaataataaataataaataatatataaataatatataaataataaataataaataaatacataaaaataataaataatatataaataatatataaataatatataaataataaataataaataatgaataatatataaataataaataataaataaaaaataaataaaaataataaacaatatataaataataaataataaatataaaataatatataaataataaataaataaataaataaaaataataaacaatatataaataataaataataaatataaaataatatataaataataaataataaataacaaataatgaataatataataaatatataaataatatatacataacaaataataaataatatataaataatacaataaataatataataaataataaataatatataaataataaataatataataaataacaaataatatataaataataaataatacataatatataaataataaataatacataatatataaataataaataataaataatataataaataacaaataatatataaataataaataatacataatatataaataataaataatacataatatataaataataaataataaataataaataatgtataaataataaataataaattggTCCAATGTTTaatagattttgttgtttgttttaaaatCATCAAAGTACTGTTGTCAGTTAGTTCATGGTTATATAGCTAgccaataataattattaataataataataaataataataatttaacaaatattacactgtgcgtgcgtgtgtgtgtgtgtgtgtgtgtgtgtgtgtgtgtgtgtgtaaataaataaatttgacTAAAATAATAAGTAAAATGTCTCAGACAAGGTAACTAACTGCAGGTATTCTTCTCTAGCATTGCGGCCAGTCTGCTTCATATGCCATGATGCGTCCAATATTCTGAGTAAACAGTTTAAAATGTAAACATAACATTATGACGTAAAACCAAAAAAGTTTAAAAACATGACAATAAAACTATTTGAagtttaaaaaaataaaattatttttaataaaattaaaaattgactatAAAGTGCTTAATATAAATTTCCAAGTGAAAACAATAAACTTAGCAACTCCAGGTATCCATGCTTAGCGGTtgctgtcacacacacacacacacactcacacacacacacacacacagtgacacacacacgcacacacacacacacacacacagtgacacacacacacagtgacacacacacacacacacacacacacacacacacacacacacacacacacacacacacacacacacacacacactcacgcacacacacacacacacacacacacagtgacacgcacacacattaattttttaaattaatacatTGCCACATTAAATTTACCTCATTAATtgatactaattaatattactaatttatatcaatacaGTATGCCTTGCAACCTAAAAACAATAGTCTAGACCTGAGGTTCTTTAAACCGTCTTTTAATTGAGCAGAAAGCCATGAAGTTGAGACAAGCGCAGACGTAGTTGCACGAATCATGACATTGAATTCAAAGCGCGTTGTAGGCGACgctttagcgtgcgttaactACGTTTTGCATGTAGCTACGCATGCGTGTAAACATTAAATTTCGGAGTTCTAAACGTTGTACGCGCCACTAAATAATCAAAGTTGTTTGTGATCACCAAATTAGCCGCCTTACTACCTACAATCTTGCAAGCGAAAGAGCATAATCCTAATACTTTAAAACTAGAGAAAACTAATCAATAATTAACTCGTCTATTGGCCAGTCTTCAAAACTTCCATCCGGTAAATACCTCCGAATGATCATCGGAATTTTCTTTGCTCTACAAAGTGACAAATTTGCATACGACTGAGTGCGCATACAACACAGCAAATGCTGCACTCACTTCAGCTCTTTCATTGCAATTTGTAGTGGGTCCGTCTCGCCTTCCAACTCGACCATTACTGGAGCTCCCATGCTAGAAATGATGTAGTGAAGTGTGATGTTAGTGGATAGAGTGTCAAGAGAAGAACCTGATTTGTAAGGCTCTTGTTCCTAGTACGCGTGCTCTTTCGTATTTTGTCATAAATGGAGTTGTGCATTTCTTAGTTGATGCTTGTGCTTCGCTCCCATCTGAGAATATAATAGATTGTGATCCTTACATTGTAGTGGTAATGGACATACATAGAGTAGAGTACTGCAAtccaaaccaacaaacagacaaacaaaaataaaaaacaaagaaattaacaaacaaacaaaaaacaaataaataaagaaacaaacaaaaacaaagaaataacaaacaaacaaaaacaaataaataaacaaacaaacaaacaaacaaaaaatcaataaacaaacaaataaatcaacaaacaaacaaacaaagcaacaaacaaataaaaaaatcaataaacaaacaaacaaacaaaaaatcaacaaacaaacaaagaaaaaataaataaacaaacaaagaaatcaacaaacaaacaaacaaacaaagaaatcaacaaaaaaaaacaaagaaaaaatcaataaacaaataaacaaacaaagaaatcaacaaataaataaacaaacaaacaaaaaatcaataaacaaacaaacaaacaaacaaacaaacaaacaaagaatcaacaaacaaacaaagaaatcaacaaacaaacaaacaaacaaacaaagaatcaacaaacaaagaataaacaaacaaacaaacaaagaagtcaacaaacaaacaaacaaacatagaaatcaacaaacaaacaaagaaatcaacaaacaaacaagataaataaataaacaagcaagataaataaataaacaaacaagataaatcaataaatcaataaacaaacaaacaaacaaacagactgatgatATTGATAAGTGTTAGttgaaaacaagcaaacaacaaacagtcatCTCTGTACgtagtaattaaaattttttcTCTACACAGTCATTTCCATGGCAGGTCAACTATGCCTGCACATACCACGACAACAGACCAACTAGTCTATTATTAGATTCTGCGGCTTTTTAATGAGCACAACTGCTGatgtttcatgtttgttgttgcttctgTAAACCGTCCTGTAAACCTTTGACAAACGGATTCACTCTGTTACATCCCCAAACCCTTTCTGATCCGTTTCCTGAATGTGTTATTAACtttattctgtctgtctgtctgtctgtctgtctgtctgtctatctgtctgtctgtctgtctgtctgtcaaattttcatatatttttatgcatcaaactgtctgtctgtctgt is a genomic window of Corticium candelabrum chromosome 11, ooCorCand1.1, whole genome shotgun sequence containing:
- the LOC134186973 gene encoding DNA-directed RNA polymerases I, II, and III subunit RPABC2-like, encoding MSDVEDFDDAGGDDYGGDVPEDDVDEDFEQEEDQDAPEVEVLPSADGSEAQASTKKCTTPFMTKYERARVLGTRALQISMGAPVMVELEGETDPLQIAMKELKAKKIPMIIRRYLPDGSFEDWPIDELIID